In the Sandaracinus amylolyticus genome, AACGCCTACCGCACGACGATGACGTACTCGTTCGACGCGAGCCCGATCGGCGCGGTCTCGTCGCTGAGCGCCGCGAGGTCCACCACCTGCGCGACCCGCGCGAGCGACGGCGCGGTGTATTGCTTCGGCGAAGGACAGCAGCTCTTCGCGGTCCAGACCGAGCCCTACTACTCGTACGTGCCGTTCCGCATCACGGGCATGAGCGGCGTCGAGGTCGTCGGCGGCCAGCTGCACTTCTGCCTGCGCTCGGCGACCGGCTCGGTGCGCTGCTGGGGCCGGAACGAGAGCGGCGAGCGCGGCGACGGAACGCGGCTGAGCGTGACCGCGCCGACGAGCACGCTCGCGATCACCGACGCCGTCCAGCTCGCGGCGGGCAGCTCGCACACCTGCGCGCGTCGCGCGTCGGGCGCGGTCGCGTGCTGGGGCCTCGACAGCTCCGCTCAGGTGAGCGGCGGCGGGCCCGAGCTCGGAACGTGCGGGTGCTCGACCATGCCGCTCGACGTGCCGGGGCTCGCCGACGCGATCGACATCTCCGCGGGCGCCGCGCACACCTGCGCCGTGCGCGCGAACGGACGCGTCGTGTGCTGGGGCTCCAACGAGACCGGTCAGCTCGGCGCGTGGGCGCTGCGCGACGTCACCGGCCTGCCCTGATCGCGGCGCTCGCTCGACACCCGGTCGCGCCTTGCCGTAGCGTGCTCCCGTGAAGCTTTCCAGCCACACGCTGCTCGCGCTCTGCCTCGTCCTCTCGACGTTCGGGTGCGACGAGGCGCCGCCTCACGTCGAGCGTCCACCCGCGCCCGAGCACGACGGAGTCCACTCGTTCGCGAGCGGCTGCTACGCGATGGACGCGACCGAGCCCGGCAGCACCAACACGCGCTGGCTCGTCGCGGCGCCGGGTGGCGAGACGTTCACGTTCTCCGCGACCACGCAGGACGCGGGCGCGCGCTTCACGATGCGCGCCGCCGATCTCGGCACCTATCTGTTCTTCGACGCCGAGCGCCACTACCTCGTCGCCCAGGAAGGCACGCTCGCGCGCACGTCCGAGCTGCTCTCCGACGTGCTGCTGATCGACGACACCTACCAGTCGCCGGCCGAGTGGGATCTCGAGCCCTCCGCCCACGATCCCGATCGCTTCCAGCTCGTGCACCGCGCGAGCGGCCGCTACCTCGGCACCCGCGGCCTGGTCGACGACGAAACGCGCGCCGCGGTGATCGCGCTCTATCCGACCACCGGCTGCGCCGAGTTCCCCGAGCTCACGCTCGACGCCGAGGGCACGATCGATCCGCAGCGCTTCGACGACGGCGCGGTGTACGGCATCGTCGAGACCCACGGTCACCTCTTCAGCAACGCGGGGTTCGGTGGCGGCGGCCAGTACCACGGCGCGCCCTTCCATCGCCTCGGCGTCGAGCACGCGCTGCCGAGCTGCGAGCCCTTCCACGGCATCGACGGCCGTCGCGACCTGATCGGCTTCGCGTTCGCGGGCCTCGGCGATCTCGACGTCGACGCGCTGCTCCCCGCACTGATCACCGGCCAGACCCCCGAGCCGAACCACGCGACCGACGGCTACCCGACCTTCACGGACTGGCCGAATTCCTGGGGCAGCGCGACGCACCAGACGATGTACTACCGCTGGCTCGAGCGCGCGTGGATGGCGGGCCTGCGCCTCTTCGTGCAGCACGCGACGAGCAACTCGGTCCTCTGCGAGTTCATGGCGGGCCTGCCCGGCGCCTCGCCCACTCGCTACTCGTGCAACGACATGGTCGCGACCGAGCGCTCGATCGAAGCGGCGTACGCGCTCGAGCGCTACGTCGACGCGCAGTGGGGCGGTCCGGGCCGCGGCTGGTTCCGCATCGTGACGACGCCCGAGGACGCGCGCCGCGTGATCGACGAGGGCAAGCTCGCGGTGATCCTCGGCATCGAGACGTCGAACCTCTTCGACTGCTTCCTCACGCCGCGCGAGGGCTTCCCCACCTGCGACGAGGCGCACGTGCGCGCGCAGCTCGACCGCTATCACGAGCTCGGCGTCCGCGCGATCTTCCCGGTGCACAAGCTCGACAACGCGTTCTCCGCGGGCGACGGCGATCGACGCGTCGGACAGATCGGCAGCTTCGTGAACAGCGGCCACTGGTCGAGCTTCGTCCTCGACTGCCCCGTCGTGGACTCGGTCTTCGATCACGGCGACGTCGTGTTCGGCGGGCTCAACATGCCGCGCGAGGACTATCTCGCGCCCGCGCCCAACGACATGAGCGGCTTCGCAGACAACCCGATCGGCACGCTCCGGCCCTTCCTCGCCAACCTCCAGGAGCCGCCGCTCGAAGGCGACTACTGCCAGAGCGCGGGCCTCACCGCGCTCGGCGAGACGCTGATCCGCGAGCTCATGCAGCGCGGGATGATCATCGAGGTCGATCACCTCCCGCGCCGCTCGTTCCTGCGCGCGTACGAGCTGCTGATCGAGGCCGACTACCCCGCGGCGGGCACCCACGGCAACACCCACGGCGGCGTGATCTACGAGCTCGGCGGCGTGTCGAAGACCGGGCTCGGTCGCTGCAGCGCGCCCGATCGCCCGGGCGCGATGGGCGATCGACTGCGCGACCGCATCGCGCTCATCCAGGCGCACGGCGGCTATCCCGCCGAGGGCTTCGGGTTCGACCTCAACGGCTTCGCCGGTGGCCCGCGCCCGCGCTTCGGCGAGGACAGCGACTGCGGCACGCCGCAGGCGAACGGAATGGAGTACCCGTTCGAGTCGTACCGCGGCGACGTCACGTTCACCGCGCCCCACCTCGGCGAGCGCGACGTCGACTTCGACACCGAGGGCATGCTCCACATCGGACTGATGCCCGAGCTGATCGAGGACGCGCGCAACGACGGAGTCACCGACGAAGACCTCGAGCCGCTCTTCCGCTCCGCCGAGGGCTACCTGCGCATGTGGGAGCGCGCCGAGGCGAGATCCGCGGAATTGCGAGGAGAATAGCGAGCACACCGAGTGCTCCGCGCGCGGCGCACGGAGCGCTCTACGTTCTTCGCAAGCACGCGATCTTTTTCTCGAAATCGCGTGACCCGAAGCGCGGCGGCCCTCGCTACTGACCGCACGCCATGCTCGCACGCCGCCGCTTTCTCCAGGGTCTCGCGCTCACGGCAGCCGCCGCACCGTTCACCTCGTTCGGACTGCGCGCGCTCGCAGGCCCCGGCGATCCGCCGCTGCGCCTCGTGCTGTGGCCGATGATGAACGGCGCGGACCCCTCGCACTTCTGGCCCTCGTCGGTCGGCGCGACCTCGCTCGTCACCGAGCCGCTCCGCGCGTTCGCCGATCAGATCACGTACGTGCGCGGCCTCAACGTGCAGGGCTCGGACAATCACTTCGCAGTCCGGAGCATCTTCACCGGCGCGCCGGTCCCCGACTACCTCACGGCCGATCCGCGCGTGCGCTCGCTCGACCAGGTGGTCTCGGCGCACGTCGACGCGTCGAGCCCGACGCCGGTGCGCAGCGTCCACCTCGGCGTGCGCCCCGCCGACAGCTACGACTTCTACCAGCTGTACGGGCGCTCCACGCTCTTCTTCACGCCCGACGGCCCGGTCGACTACGAGGCCTCGCCGGTCGCCGCGTACGATCGCCTCTTCGCGGGCGGCCCCGTCGATCCCGGTCCGATGGAGCCGGCGGTCGACGTCGAGGCCGAGGCGCTCGCGATCACCGAGGCCGAGCTCGGCGATCTCGGTGCGCGCGTGAACGGCCTGACCACCGAGCAGGAGAAGATCGCGCAGCACCTCGCGGCGGTGCGCGCGCTCCGCACCACCGGCGAGATGCCGCCTCCGACCACGGTGTCGTGCGAGACCGGCACGCTCGCGAGCGTCGAGCGCCTGCGCAGCGCGCTCCAGGGCAACCCGCGCGAGGCGTACAAGGACGAGCACTTCTCGAACATCTTCGACGCGCAGGTCGACGTGATGGCGCGCGCGATGACGTGCGGCCTCACCCGCGTCGCGACGCTGCAGGCGGGCTCGGCCGACGGCAACGTGCTGGTCCCGGTCAACGGCGGTCAGCCGCACCACAACACGTCGCACGGCGATCAGGCCCTCTTCGCGCGCTGCCAGGCCTGGTACATGGAGAAGCTCGCGCGCTTCCTCACCGCGATCAACGTGCCCGATCCGCTCGATCCGAGCGGCAACACGGTGCTCGCGAACACCTGCGTCGTGGTGATGGCGGAGTGCCTGCCCTCGTCGCACTCGAGCATGGGCGTGCCGACGATGATCATCGGCCGGCTCGGTGGGCGCCTGCGCACCAACGCGATCATCGACGCGGCGGGCGCGACGAACCGGCACGTCCTCAAGTCGATCTGCCGCGCGTTCGGCGTGAGCGACGCGGACAGCGGTCACTTCGGCGGCGACGAGCTCCGGGAGGTGCGGTCGTGAAGCTCGTGCAGGCGATCGTGATCATCGGCGCGCTCGCGATGGCGAGCGTCGGCTGCGTCGGCAACCTCGGCGACGGCGCGGCGGGGCCGAGCGGCAGCGGGCGTCCAGGGGACCCGAACAACCCGGGAAATCCGAACAACCCGCGCCCCAACGAGCCGGTGCCGGCGTGCCCCGACGGCGACGAGCTCGGCCCGCGCGTGCTGCGCAGGCTGACCGCGTCGGAGCTCGAGACGACGATCCGCAACGTGTTCACGCTCGACGCGACCGCGTGGAGCGGCCCGACCACGCCGCCCGACGCGGCGAGCGGCGACGGCTTCACCGGCGACGTCGATCGCCTGCGCGTGAACGAGACCTATGCGTCGCGCCTGCTCGAGACCGGCCGCGCGGTCGCCGACGCCGTGAGCGCGCAGCCGCGCCTCTCGACGCTGCTGCCCTGCGCGACCACCGGCGACGAGGCGTGCGCGCGCAACTTCGTCACGACCTACGCGCGTCGTCTCTTCCACCGGCCGCCGACCGACGCCGAGCTCAACCGCTACCTCGACGCGTACCGCCGGATCACCCCGGCCGCGGGCTTCGCGACGTGGGTGCGCACCGCGACGATCGCGATGGTGCAGTCGCCGCACGTGGTGTGGCGCTCCGAGCTCGGCACGGTGTCGGGCGACGGCACCGCGCACCTCGCGGGCTGGGAGATCGCGACCGAGCTCGCGTACACGTACACCGGCGCGCCGCCCGACGATGCGCTCCTCGCGCGCGCCGAGCGTGGTGAGCTCGACGATCCCGCGATGGTGCGCGAGGTCGCGCGCTCGCTCGTGCTCGACGAGGCGGGCGCGGTGCGCCCCGCGTTCCGCCGCATCGCGCTGCGCTTCTTCGAGCAGTGGGCGGGCCTCGCGGCGCTGCCGAACATCACCAAGGACACCGAGCTCTATCCGGGCTTCACGCCCGCGGTGCGCGACGCGATGCGCCGCGAGCTCGACGCGTACTTCGATCACGTGATCCTCGAGGAGCGCGGCGGCGTCTCGGATCTGCTCACCTCGCCGAGCACCTACGTCGACGCGACGCTCGCGAGCTACTACGGCTTCGGCGCCGCGGGCGGTGGGGACATGATCGAAGCGGAGCGCCCGGACGGCTGGGGCATCGGCCTCCTCGCGCAGGGTGGCTGGCTCAGCGTGCAGGCCAACGCGGAGATCACCTCGCCCACGCGCCGCGGTCACTTCATCCGCGATCGCATCCTCTGCCAGGAGATCCCGCCGCCGCCGCCGACCGTCGGTCCGCTGCCCGAGGTCGACGTCGGCAGCGTCAGCACCCGCGAGCGCTACGAGGTGCTCCACGCGTCGAACGAGTCGTGCAACAGCTGCCACCGCCTGATGGATCCGATCGGCTTCGGCTTCGAGCACCTCGACGCGGCGGGCCGTCGTCGCGAGACGGAAGGGCGCTTCGAGATCGACGACACCGGTCGTCTCACGAACGTGAGCGCGGGTGACATCGAGTTCGAGGGCGCGGAGGAGATCGCGGCGCACCTGGCCGAGCTCCCCGAGGTCGAAGGCTGCATCGCGACGTGGGTCGCCCGCCACGCCTACGCGATCGATCGCCACGACGCCGCGTGCATGGCCGCGAGCGCGCGCCCGCAGCTCGAGCAGGACGGCGGCAGCTTCGTCGACCACTGGATCGCGCTCGCCGGCACCGCCCACTTCACCAGCCGCCGCTGATCACGACTGGCCGCTGACACGCGACGCCGCAGTGCGCGGCGCGACGAGCTCCACGATCCCGCGAGGAGACCTTCGCCTCCTCCCACCCACCATCTCCTCGTGGGCTCGTGGACTTCGTCGCGCCGCGCACTCGTTTCTTCACGCGTCGCACATCGAGAGCGCGGCGATCACGAGCAGCGCCGTGCGCCGCAGCGTCGGCTCGTCCGCACCCTCGACGCGCAGCCCGAGCCCGCTGCTGCCCTCGAAGCGCACCACGCCGTCGTCGATCGTCGCCGCGCCGGTCCCGTCCGCGCGAACCAGTCGATCGCCGGTCACCTCGAAGCGCACCGCGCCGCTCGCGTCGACCACCTGCGCGCCGTCCGCGAGCTGCAGCACGATCGCTTCGCTCGCGGCATCGCGCACCGAGCCGTCGCGCGCGATCACGCGCTCGCAATCGCGTCGATGCAGCCGCCCGTCGGCATCGAGCACCGCGAACGGCTCGCTCGCGCGCTCGTCGACGAGCACCAGCGCGCCGAGCGCGAGCTCGTCCGCCGCACGCTCGTCCTCGCTCGCCACGTGCGCGCGCGCCTCGGTCCATCCCGCGTAGCTCGGCCCGCCGCACCCCGCGAGCGCGACCATCATCCACACTGCGCGTCGCATCAGCACCCCACGCGCTCGGCGGCTCGAGCCGTCCCGCGAAGTCGAGAACGCGAACGGGAATTTCGGCACGTGCATGCGAGTCGATGACGCATCGGCTCGCAACGCTACTCGACCGAGCCAGGTGCCACCACTCGCAGCCGCCTGCCTCGTCTGCTGTGTTCGCCTATATTCGCCCCCGCCGACCGCTCAGCGCGATCGGCGAGGAGTTGGAATCATGAGAACGATGCTCGCGTCCCTCGGCGTGCTCGCGGTGCTGATCGCCGTTCCCCTCGCGGCGTTCGCCGACGCATGGACCACCACAGGGTTGATCACCGACTACCAGGACGGCGGCAACGGCGCCGAGATCATCATTGCCGGATCGACCAACGGAGAAGGCGCGACGTGCGCCAACGGTTCGAGCTACGTCGTCCCGTTCTCGACGCTGACCGACGCGCAGCGCGCGCGCTACAGCCAGGCACTGCTCGCCGCGCATCTCGCGGGACGTCCCGTCAGAGTTCGCGTGTCATCGACCTGCAGCGCGGGCGGCTACCGGCAGTACTACGCCGTGCGCATCGACTGACCGAGTCCGAACGCGCGAAGGCCCGGCGAGCACGCGGCTCGTCGGGCCTTCGTCGCTTCGCACGCCGCGCGATCAGCGCGTGAGCTTGCGGTACTTGATACGGTGCGGGCGGTCCGCCTCGGCGCCGAGGCGCTTCTTCCGATCCGCCTCGTAGTCCTGGTACGTGCCCGTGAACCACACGACGTTCGAGTCGCCCTCGAACGCCAGGATGTGCGTCGCGATGCGGTCGAGGAACCAGCGATCGTGCGACGTGATCAGCGCGACGCCGGGCCACTCGAGCAGCGCGCCCTCGAGCGATCGCAGCGTCTCGACGTCGAGGTCGTTCGTCGGCTCGTCGAGCAGCAGCACGTTGCCGCCCTGCGTGAGCACCTTCGCGAGGTGAACGCGGTTGCGCTCACCACCGCTGAGCGTCTTCACGACCTTCTGCTGATCGCCGCCCTTGAAGTTGAAGAGGCCGACGTAGGCGCGCGACGGGATCTCCGTCTTGCCGACGACGATCTTGTCCTGGCCCTTCGAGATCTCCTTGAAGACCGTGTTGTCGGGCTCCAGCGCGTCGCGCGACTGGTCGACGTACATGAGCTTCACGGTCTCGCCGACCTTGATGTCGCCGCCGTCGGGCTTCATCTGGCCGGTGATCATCCGGAACAGCGTCGTCTTGCCGGCGCCGTTGGGGCCGATGATGCCGACGATCGCGCCCTTCGGGATGAGGAACGAGAGGTTCTCGTAGAGCAGGCGATCACCGAACGACTTGCTGACGTTCTTCGCCTCGATGACGGTGTCGCCCAGGCGCTCGCCCGGCGGGATGAAGATCTCGTTGTCGGTGCGCTTGGCCTTCTGCGCCTCGCTCACCAGCGACTCGTAGGCCTGCAGGCGCGCCTTGCTCTTCGCCTGTCGCGCCTTGGGCGACTGGCGCACCCACTCGAGCTCCTGCGCGATCTTCCGCTTCCGCGCCGAGTCCTGCTTCTCCTCGACCTCGAGGCGCTTCTCCTTCTGCTCGAGCCAACCGGTGTAGTTGCCCTTGAAGGGATAGGCCTCGCCGCGATCGAGCTCGAGGATCCACTCCGCGACGTTGTCGAGGAAGTAGCGGTCGTGGGTGATCGAAACGATCGTGCCCGGGTACTCGTGCAGGTGCGTCTCGAGCCACGCGACCGACTCGGCGTCGAGGTGGTTCGTGGGCTCGTCGAGGAGCAGCAGATCCGGCTTCTGCAGCAGCGTGCGGCAGAGCGCGACGCGTCGCTTCTCACCACCCGAGAGGTGGTTCACGCTCTCCTCGGCCGGCGGCAGACGCAGCGCGTCCATCGCGATCTCGAGCGTCGTGTCGAGGTTCCAGCCGTCGCCCGCGTCGATGAAGTCCTGCAGCTTCGCCTGCTCGTCGAGCAGCTTCTGCATCTCGTCGTCGTCCGAGACCTCGCCGAGCTTCATCGAGATCTCTTCGAACTTCGCGAGCGCGTCGCGCATCGGCTGCACGGCCTCGTGCACGACGTCGATCACGCGGCGATCACGCCCGATGTCCGGCTCCTGCGGGACGAACCCGACCCTCGCGCCGGGGCGGATCCAGGCCTCGCCCGTGAAGTTCTTGTCCTCGCCCGCCATGATGCGGAGGAGCGACGACTTGCCCATGCCGTTCGGGCCGATGACGCCGATCTTCGCGCCCGGGATGAACGACAGGTAGAGGTCCGTGACGATGCGCTTGTCGGGCGGATGGACCTTCGTCACGCCCTTCATGGTGAAGATGTAGTCGGTCATCGCTGAGCCGCGTGATCTCGCATGAAAGTGCCGGAGAGGGAAGGGGCGCGCCGCGCGCCCATCGAGCAGGTCCGCCCCGCCCGGCTGGTCATGACGGCATCAGAGCCCGGGCATCGCCTCGGCCGTGCTCGTGAGCTTCACGGAGTCCATCAGGAAGTGGACGAAGGGCATGCCCGTCGTGGGGGTCGGCTGTCCGCGGTAGAGCCCGAGTCGGACGGAGAACGAGTCGCACACGCCCGGCTGGGGTGGATCGAGCGCGCGCGGACAAGCGCTGCCCGGCGGGTGCGTGGGGGTGAACCCCCAGACCAACGTGCTCGCGTGCACGGGCGGACGATCGCTGAACGCGAAGCTCAGTCCCTGGTCGCGCCAGATCCGGATCGAGCCCTCGTGCGCGGCCTGGGGCCGCATCTCGATGTGGAAGTTGTACCAGCGGTCCTTGTCGATCACTTCCGTGTGGAACACGCGGTGTGTCGCTTCGCGCTCGTCGCCCTCCCGCGGGACGCCGTGCATCGCGTCGTTCGAGTAGAGGAACAGGAGGCGAACCGTGTCCGGCGTCTCCGGCGTCGTCGCGTCCAGCGCGATCGCGAACGCTGGGCGCCGCGCGGCCACGCCAACGCCCCCATGCGCCTGCCACGCCTGCATGATCACGACGTCTTCCGCCGGATAGCCGGGATAGACCGGGATCTCGTCGGTGCGCGAGTCGACGCGCAGGTAGAAGCGGAGATAGCGCGTGTCCCCGAGGCGCATCGCGGTCTCGTCCACCGACCAATTCGACAGCTCGATCTCGAAGCGATCGGTCCACTCGATCGTACGAGGCCATCGGTAGCCCGTGATCGACAGACACTCGGGACCATGGTCGATGCACCCGACGCGTGAGATCCGACCGTGGGCGCGCTCGAGGAACTGCGTGCCATCGCGAACGACGTAGTCGCGGCCCGGCTCGTAGTACTCGAGGTGTGCATTCGAGCCCCAGCTCGGGATGCCCTCGAAGTAGCCGCCTTCACCCGTCACGCGCGCGACCACGCCCGTCTCGTTCAGTGGGGCAGTCGCCAGCGACACCGCGCCGTCCGAATCGGCGCGCTCGACGCCGGCGCCCTCACCCGTGCACCCAATCGCTGCGGCAATGACCGCGATGAAGATTGTGTCTCTCGTCATGCTTTCCTCTGCTCGGTCGATGTCGTCTTCACTCGCCGGGCATCGCCTGAGGCGTCCGGGTCAGCTTCACCGAGTCCATCCGATAGAAGACGAACGGCATCTCGCCGAGCGCGGCCGGCTGATGACGGTGCAGACCCACCCGAACCGCGAATCTGCCGGTCATGCCTGCGTTCCTCAGCAGGTCGTACCCCCACGCGACGGAGAGCGAAGCATTCGGCAGGGGCGCCGGAGTCGAGTCCGGGTAGTCGAAATTGAATGTGATGCCTGGATTCACCCAGACACGGATGCCGCCCGCGCGAGTCGTTCGCGGCGTCAGCTCGATCGCGAAGTTGTGCCAGCGGTCGGTGTCGATCTCGATCGCGTAGAGCTGCCGAGCGCTCACCGAATCATTCGAGTACTGGAACGACAGAGTGACCTTGTTCTCCGGGGTGTCGTTCGCCAGGAGCTCGATCTGGAATGGCGCACGCATCGCCGCGCCCGTGTGCGCCTGCCAGGCCTCGACGATGTACTGATGGTGCGAGGGGTCGCTCGGCAGTCGTGTCCGCGAACAACTGCTCACCCACACGTAGAAGCGCAGGTATCGTGTCGAGTCGAGCGTCAGCGCATTCTCGTCGCTCGGCGACGAGAGCTCGATCTGGAATCGATCGCGCGTGTCGAGCGGCCCCGCTCCGTCGGGGTCGGCGAGAACGGGCCATCCGGCCCCGACGAACGTCATGCAGTAGGCGCCGTGGATGCACGTGCTCGTCGGGCACGAGGAGCGGAACTCGGACGTGTTCTCCGGCTGGTCGTCCGGCCGCAGCCGATCGCGATCGATGCGTCCGTGGTGGCGCTCGGGCTCGAGGCTCGACTCGAGCACGTCGTACTCCCCTGCGCCCTCGACGTAGTGCGCGGTCACCGCCGTCGTCGGGCTCGGCAACCCGACGAACCGCGCGTTCTGACCGGTGACGCGCGCGACGACGTCGCCGGTCAGCTCCTCTTCAACCGCTCTCGCGGGTGCTGGGCTCTCGGGTGGTGCGCAACTGGCGAGCACGACGCAAGCGGCTGTCGCCGCGCCGAGCGCGAATGTCGACGAGTGCATCCGCGCAGCCTAGGCGCTCGTGGGCTGCAGGCAATCACGACCGCCGCTCTCGGGCGGGGAACAGAATGGCTCACTGCATGCGACTCGGACACGTTTGTCATGGCTGCTCGCGGCGCCGCCCAGCCACGCCGCCATGCGTTCACGCCTCGCACGATCCGTGCTAGACGTTCGCCGCGATGGAATCAGCCGTGCCGAGACATGCGCCGCAGGCGCGCATCGTCATGGTCATCCGCCTGTTGAACGAGCGAGTCGGCGGCGCGGAGCGCCTCTTCATCGACACCGCGAATTTGTTCGCCGAGGCCGGCTTCGAAGTCACGTGCCTCTATTGCGACGCGAAGCGCGGGAAGCCGTTCTATCCGATCTCGCCGAAGGTCACCGTCGTCAACCTCCACGGGCGCAGCGCTCGCCGTGCGCCTTGGTATCGCGCGCTCGATCGCGTCGCGCGGGCGTACCCGAAGGTGCCCGCGCTCGCCCCGATCGACTGGGCCGCGAAGAACCTCTACTTCACGCGCCGTCTGCACGCGGCGATTCGCGGCATCGAGCCCGATCTCGTCATCTCGTTCCTGCCGCCGGCGAACACACCTTCGTTGATCGCGGGCTGGATGTCGGGCGCGCACGTCGTCCCGACGAACCACAACGTGCCCGAGAAGGACTACGTCTCGAAGGAGCGCTGGGACCAGAACCCGATCGATCGGTTCCTCCGCCTCCAGACGCTCCACACCGCAGCGCGCGTGCACGTCATCTTCCCGACGTTCGCGGAGTGGTTCCCGCCGCGCATCCGCGAGAAGATCGTCGCGATCCAGAACTACGTGTCGCCCGAGTTCGAGAACGTCGAGTTCCCGAAGGTGCGTCGCAAGGAGATCGTCGCCGCAGGTCGTCTCGCGCCGGTCAAGGCGTTCGGCGATCTCGTCGACGCGTGGGCGCTCCTCGCGCGCAAGCACCCCGACTGGACCGTGAAGATCTACGGTGACGGCCCGGAGCGCGCGCGCCTCGCCCAGCGGATCGCGCAACACGGCCTCGGCGGTCGCGTGCAGCTCATGGGACACGAGGCGAACATGCGCGACGCCTACGTCAACGCGGAGATCCTCGCCCATCCCGCGCTGCACGAGGGGTTCGGCCTCTCGGTCGCGGAAGGGCTCGCGTGCGGGCTCCCGGTGGTCGCGTACGCCGACTGCGCAGGCGTCAACGAGTTCGTGCGCGACGGCGAGAACGGGCTGATGGTCGACCGCGCGCGCGGTCCCGCCGCGCTCGCCGATGCGATCGATCGACTCATCGTGGATCGCGAGCTCCGCGAGGGGCTCCGGCGCCGCGCCGCCGGATCGATCGAGTCGTTCACCCGCGCAGCGTTCCTCGCGCGCTGGGCCGAGATCCTCGACGACGTGAAGGCGGCGCGCGCCTCGTCGCGCGAGCAGGCATCGGGGCAGGTCACGCACGGAACGAGCCTCGGACAGCCCTCGCGATGATCGGCATCGACGGCGGAGCGAGCACGAGATGGAGCTGAACGAGACCATCGCGCTCCCGCGGCGCGGTGCAGCGCGGCAGTCGCTGGACCTGCGAGGCGCGAGTCGCTTCTTCATCGGCGACATCGTCGTGCGCGGCGGGCTCAAGAGCTACGAGCCCGAGGTCTTCGCGATGATGGGCGCGCTGATCGAGACGGCGAACGCGCCGGTCCGGCTGCTCGACATCGGGGCGAACGTCGGGGTCTTCTCGCTCACGATGGCGGCGACGTACGGCCCCGCGCTCCGCGTCACCGCGTTCGAGCCGATGCCGGACATCGCCGAGTTCGTTCGCGACGCGGCGTCGCGCAACGAGCTCGCGATCGACGTGAGGGAAATGGCTCTCGGCGCTCGCGACGAGCGAGCCAGCTTCTACGTGTCGAGCCGCAGCGACGCGTCGAGCTCTCTGAACCGCCGCTT is a window encoding:
- a CDS encoding glycosyltransferase codes for the protein MESAVPRHAPQARIVMVIRLLNERVGGAERLFIDTANLFAEAGFEVTCLYCDAKRGKPFYPISPKVTVVNLHGRSARRAPWYRALDRVARAYPKVPALAPIDWAAKNLYFTRRLHAAIRGIEPDLVISFLPPANTPSLIAGWMSGAHVVPTNHNVPEKDYVSKERWDQNPIDRFLRLQTLHTAARVHVIFPTFAEWFPPRIREKIVAIQNYVSPEFENVEFPKVRRKEIVAAGRLAPVKAFGDLVDAWALLARKHPDWTVKIYGDGPERARLAQRIAQHGLGGRVQLMGHEANMRDAYVNAEILAHPALHEGFGLSVAEGLACGLPVVAYADCAGVNEFVRDGENGLMVDRARGPAALADAIDRLIVDRELREGLRRRAAGSIESFTRAAFLARWAEILDDVKAARASSREQASGQVTHGTSLGQPSR
- a CDS encoding FkbM family methyltransferase, whose product is MELNETIALPRRGAARQSLDLRGASRFFIGDIVVRGGLKSYEPEVFAMMGALIETANAPVRLLDIGANVGVFSLTMAATYGPALRVTAFEPMPDIAEFVRDAASRNELAIDVREMALGARDERASFYVSSRSDASSSLNRRFRPHRAVIEVDVRTLESLATAWDDASFVLKIDTESTEPDVLEGGRAFIEKHRPPVICEVLAGRTEDRLWSFFSSVGYRAIHITGEPEWAGASALAGDPAYVHRDWLFAPAAPSPELVAAFREAYAEYGA